The region TGCAAATAAGCATTTGCCGACAGGAGGCGACAAAAAAGGCGGCGTCAAGTATCTCATGGGTTGGGTTCCGCGCGTCATGCCGTACCTGGAGGAAGGTAATCGCCGGTCGGCGATCGATGCCATGACGGCGGATGCGCTCAACGTTTGCCAGCCCCGGCGGCTGCTAAATTCGCCGCATTTTGGTGATTCGCCGTTGTATCTCGATCCAATCCCAACACTCGTCTGTCCGAGTTCCGAACTTGGCACTCAAAGTCCGGATGCGACGATCAGTACGCTGCCAGAGATTCGCGCGAATGAACAGGGTGCCTTACATTATCGAGCCGTGGGCGGGCGCAATGAGCGACCGGAAGATGCGAGCATTCCTGTCGAAAAGCGAGCGTTCAAAAAGGGTGCTTTCAGTAGGCAGGCGTGGTATACGACGGATGGAGTTATTTATCCAAACAGTCAAACGAAGTTCGGTGAGATTGCGGATGGCACCAGCAAAACGCTGTTGTTTGGCGAAACCTCCACTGCCGAGGGACGCCCCTCGCCCGATCCTGGTTGGGGCGGCATTCAGCCTTGGACCTGGGGCTACTATTTTTATGGAACGGATGCCAACGGTTGGCTGATGATCGACCACAAGCTCATTGCGTATCCAATCGGTTACAC is a window of Pirellulales bacterium DNA encoding:
- a CDS encoding DUF1559 domain-containing protein, producing MVSKTFYPLRKNAFTLVELLVVIAIIGILVALLLPAVQAAREASRAAKCKNNIHQLVLTMHMYHDANKHLPTGGDKKGGVKYLMGWVPRVMPYLEEGNRRSAIDAMTADALNVCQPRRLLNSPHFGDSPLYLDPIPTLVCPSSELGTQSPDATISTLPEIRANEQGALHYRAVGGRNERPEDASIPVEKRAFKKGAFSRQAWYTTDGVIYPNSQTKFGEIADGTSKTLLFGETSTAEGRPSPDPGWGGIQPWTWGYYFYGTDANGWLMIDHKLIAYPIGYTGTFFANETPFTSKHGGGGAHVAYCDGSVQYFSPDTSLDVLQFLATRKDAEATATP